The Argentina anserina chromosome 5, drPotAnse1.1, whole genome shotgun sequence genome includes the window CCAATAATCAAATATACTTATTCAGCATCTATGAATTGAATTTTAGTATACATCTGATGAAGAGACACAGAAAAAGGAAAGGGAagtaaacaaaatcaaaaaataTGTTACATAGAAATCGGTTTATCTAACCAACTCTATATCTTGCTGGTGCCCTATTTAAGAATGGTTTTGAGGTTGCAAAAAGAGTTAGTCTTCATCAGAGTCGACGAATGTAATCTTTTTAGCCTTTGGAGCATCGGCGGAAATTTCTCTGAAGTGAGCCCCATAAAGTTTGGACTCCTGCATTTCAACATTCCCAAAGGAATACATGATTGTAAATTATGCAGCACAAACACCACCTAaaggagaaaacaaaagaaaacaagtaCATACCTTTTTCTTTACATGAGTGCCAAATTTTAACAAGTCAGCTGGCACAGTTTGCCCAGCTTCCCTGAGAACATTGACCAGCTCCCCAGCAAGTCCCTGGAGTGGTCCCATCAATACATGAAAACACATAATAAGATAAAAGGGATGACTTACAATCTTCTTCAAACAATAGAACAACTTtcgaaaaattatataaaaatactaTATTTAGTGTTACCTTGTTGTGATGTGTGAAAAAGGTATGAGCGACACCCTTCTTACCGGCCCGTCCAGTGCGCCCAATTCTGTGGACGTAATCCTCAGTAGTGAGTGGAAAACTATAGTTAATCACCACCTCCACATCTGGGATATCCAATCCTCGAGCAGCCACATCAGTAGCTATCTGCAAGTATATGTTTTAGATGAGATGTATCGCTGTTCAGCGTGTTACAAGTATAGCTATAGACAGCTTATCATAATCTCTAAGAACAGATGCCAAACAACCTAACCACACGTTGCTCTCtgaaaagatttttttttatttaatgatCAACACTCCTGAACACTGACGTATCATTACCCTCCCTATTCTTCCCCtaaatcacaataatatcccaTTGGGCATTATTCTACCAACCTTCCACTATATTACGGCATTATCCCCCTAGTTTGCCTTTACACTCACTTTCCATATTCCCTGTTTGCTCAGATAGGTTGAGACTTTGGGATTCCCTTACTGAGATTCCCTTTCGAAAGAAGGGACCCTTGATGCATGCGAGGCTCACCCCGATGGCCCATTGTGATCCAATGATTAACTGGCCCAATTTTAGATCCtccaggaaaaaaaaaaccaaccaAATGGAAATGATCAGATTAGCCAAATACTTCtactaaattaaaaaaacaagatGGCAACAATGATTAAAGAGATTGATTTGGCtggcttcttataaaaaaaataaaaataaaaagccTTGAAGGGAAAAAACGGTTTGGACCACCGGAGCATATTGCAGGTGAAACCAACAATGCACTTTAACCGAAACCATAAAACAGAGATTACTAGAGGAACCAAACTGTCACTACAACTTATATCTTAACTGATGTAATTCCCGTTGGCGATAAAAAATCCAGCAATTTATCATATTTTTTCGCCCAAGCAAGACTATTTTAACGAGTGAAGTTCCATCAAAAAGAGGTCTCAGATTACTAAACATATAAGAATTTAATGACAGTTTCAAGCTGAAACATGATCAAAGGGGAAAGTAGACCAAGTGACCAACTATCAAGTTACTTGCCATCTTTTATGTgcttaaaagaataaaaataaataaaagatcACTTGTTTACTGCAACATACCATCAAGGGACAGCTTCCCTGCTTAAATAGAGATAGTGCCTGTGTGCGCTGATTTTGTGCTTTATCACCATGTATAGAACAGACCTTCCAACCCCTGAAATAGCAATCCATAATGTCATCAGTAGCTTTCTCAATTTACTTTCAGCATCTTAAAGCAAAGCCAGAATTTCTCATATGCCAGCATAATTTTCTATGAACAACCAGGAGCTTACCCTCTTTGCAGCATATTCTCAACACGAGTAGCTTCCATTttgtacaaaacaaaaaccaaaactcTATTCCTGgagataataaaacctcaaTATTAGCAGGATGTAGCAGCACATGATATAAAACACATAATATATGAAGCAGATAAGTATAAATGGATATCTAGTGTATGACAAAAACATTGAATGCATAAAAGCAAACCAAGTGGAATCCGCCCAAACAGACTTAGATAGCATTGACTAGCAAAATACATACTGAAATTACAATTGTCATTAGAGACAAGAATCTAATATTACGACAGCAAAATGCAACGTCTGAAAAGACAAAAAGATAGGCACATGAACTTTGAATAAAGAGTCACAAAAATTAGAGAAAATAATACATAGTTCATACCCTTTTGATTTGTGGTACTTTTCCAGCAAAGCAGCCAAACGTGCATCACGAGATCGATCATCTAAAACCTATGAACACTAGGACATTAATTAGTgcacatatttttaatttatattaatGGTATCATAGGCTTCAGGGATGTTGAAAAGTTTTACCTCAACTATCTGCAGGACATCATGATTGGCAGCTAAATCCTCTGAACCAACAACCACCTgagaaaagaaatatattatatCCATCGGATGTGTATAAGAAACTGTATCAAGGTCATGAATTTTCTGACATCCCACCTTAACTGGATTAGGATCCATGAACTCTTGAGCTAGCTGATGAACTGATGGAGGCCAGGTCGCACTGAACATCACCATTTGGCGAGCTGCAGAGTCAAGAGATGTCTATCAGTACTTCAGTAGATTGCAAAAGCCTTAGAACATTAAGAATTGAAGGCCCTACATTCAACATATTTGGACCAAACATATGTACATCCACAAGTCCATATCTGATGTTCAACATTAAAGTAGTAGTCTTTTCCAAAATTATCATGTCACCACTCATAAATACTCATGGTGATCCTACATACACCCTAAACCTAAGCAAGCAATTGGAAAAAGTAATTTTCATCTGGATGGCAGTGGAGACAGGAATAGAGACAAACTCTACTATTTGTTTATGTAGAcataaaaaggaagaaaaatattttaaaaaatgaaaaagatacCACAGCAGAACGCTATCGGTAAAGTATGGCTTACATGAGCATGTCTGTCCCAGTATATAGCGGACTTCAGGTTCGAATCCCATGTCAAGCATTCTATCTGCTTCATCAAGGACCTACAGAATATTGATGGTCAAAAGTTTTGGCACTCACAAAATTGACAGTAAAAATTATCAAGCAACACAAAAAATTATAGATACAATGTACTCCCTACCAGCATAAATATATCACGTACTACTGTATTACATTCCAGAAGCATTAGCCAGAAATTTATATAGAACCACATAGGGTCTGGAAGCCCTGACATTGTGGTGAACAGCCATCAATTGAGATGCCTTGTTAGTTGGAAAAActgacagatttgcaaaatccATCTTTATCAGGACTCTTCTAACAGTGGCACCATCTCATTTCAAATTATGTACACTGTCATACGCCACCCCTACAATATGAAGGCTTTCATACTAACCTTAGAGTGTATGATCCCTGGATCTTCCTTACCAAAAGACATTGCCACCATTCCAAGATAGCTAAAATAAATTCTCATCCGGGATACTTAAAAGCCTAATAAACTTGACTATCTTTTAAACAGACTCATGTGTaataaaatcaaattcaattacaCAAGCCAGAAACATTAATCACCATAAGAAAAGGTAGTCATATGGTTGAAGTAATAAGATGCAGCTCCTAAATGTGAGAACCAAGACACAATAATAAGAATTAAAACACAACACCGGGGATTATCTGTATACTTACCGCAAAAGATACTTCCTGAAGGCAACACAAACCCATTTCAATGAGATCCTTCAAACGACCAGGTGTACCAATAACAATGTCCTGtggaaaaaataaacaatgcattgaaaatttatataagaTACTGAACTGTGGAATCAAAGTGTACAATATAATCTTCAAATTCTACATTGATGCAAACAAGAAGAAATTATTCGAGCAATGAGAACATCAAGTACATGACCAAGTACTAGTAAAGTAATTCTCCCTCATTGGCAACAATCAACTCATTCAACGTTTTACCAAAAAACTTGTCATAGAGGTTCGCTAATAATGCAGACAGAAAAGAGAGCAGGAACTGTTAAAATTCTGATCCAAGGGCCCACCCTGTTCATCATGGTAGGCTTTGGAGACACAAGGTCACTAGCTCATTACAGTGCCAATTGTTAAACAATGCAAATGGAGACAGAGGAAGTAAAAGACTAACTATTACGCTATAGAATTATTACAAAATTAACAAGAAAAACGAAATATCTTACCACACCAGATTTCAGAGAAGATATTTGAGGTCCTTTAGATGTTCCTCCATACAAACAAACTGATTCCACCCCACATGATTTCCCAGCCTCAACAAGCACATCTGAAATCTGCCACCAGAAGATAAGATGGTGAGTACTTACATCTTTCATGGAAATAATCTTCAAATAATGCAATGAACAGAGCAAACACCTGAAAAAGGTGAAAATGGAAAATATGCAAGAGCAACAAAAACATCAGTACAACCAACATGGTATCatatttaatttcaatttctcaTTGTAGGATACAAATTGATGTAGGGCATATAAGAACAACATGTTTGCACCTGCTCATGCCAAAGACCCACTTCTATTTAAAAAAGAAGTCCAATTATTAAATAAATCATTATATCCAGTTTCATGGTTTTTGGAAATTACGGTTCTTTAACAATTGCCAATATTAATAATGAGTAGACACTAGACAGATATGGCTAGGTGTGTTGTGTATTTATGTCCAGATTTTGGAGGATGCCATGAAAGTACACCACCCGACTCTGGTGAGACTTTAGAGACCACTTGTGTCGGTACCCCAATTTCATAAGCTATTATTcttaaagaaataaatatgGCATAAAAATAGCGTTCTCATTCCTAATGGTTCTTAATAAGCCCGGAAATAGATGGTTTCCCTGTTCTTTATATTTTCTAGTAAAAACTGATGCAACTACTATTTTAGTGCAGAGGTTTGCACTACACCAAATGAGTGAAAGTCACTCTATATTCCAAATATATCTGACCAGCACTCATCATCTAAGTCTATCAAATAAGCACACCAGACATGAGACCGACTTGTTCATTTACTAAATATTTTCCCCTAGCAACTTATCATTATCACATTTATGTACTTCTCTCCCatcacaaaataataatatctaCAGTTCTACACATTCAAATTTCAAACTTTGTAATTGGTAAGTCTACTCGAGCTCTGGTGTAATTCCAAAATATCCCATTAGCGCATGATAATGAACCTCCCCACAATAGGAGATGATATGCATTACTAAATCAACAAACAGCTTACGGAAACTTAACCACACAAACTTTTGATCCTCTATTTCACcaccaaaaacaacaagaaGCTAACAAAAGTTCCAAACTCGGGTATAGAAACACATACTTGTTGAGCCAGCTCCCTCGTCGGCGCAAGCACAAGACAAAGAGGATACCGCCCCCTCGAAAACTTGCCATTCCTCTTATTCAAGACCTGATTAATCGCTGGTATCCCAAACGCCAAAGTCTTACCTGCACCACACACCATTTCAGAAACAAAGGTCTCAAACTATCCAACCTTAAAACTCCCAAACCCCCAAAATCACGACAAACAAACTCACCAGACCCGGTTTTCGCAATCCCGATAAAATCACGACCGTCCAGCAAAAACGGCCACGCACGTGACTGAATCGGCGACGGCTTCTTGAAATTCACACAGCACTGTAGAACCTCACTCGGCAACTTCGACTCCGCAAACGAATCCAATGGCTTGTACTTGGCTTCATCAGAATCTTTCCCAGTAACCATCACAACGGCATCAGTAGAGTTActctcctccaccaccaccgccaCAGCTCCATTTCCCTTGGGCTCTTCTTCTTCGCTCTCTTTCGAtttcttctgcttcttcttcttcttcttagaaTCTGAGTTTTCTTCCTCCAATTTTCGTTTGGGAGGGCTGAGCTGGtggtgttcttcttcttcttcttcgtttgTGTGTTTGCTGtgcttgtttttcttcttcttcttctcggCTTTGGCTTCGCGGTGGTTGTTGGCGGCTTCCTGGGCATCTGGGTCGGTGAGAGTAGAGGGGTCTTTGAGCTTGCGACCCATTGTTGAAGCCCTGAAGCGAGGTGAGAGGAGATAGCTGCGGAAGAAAAGGGAAGAGAGGTTTTGAGGTCGAAGAAGAATGGCGGGTTTATTGTTTAGGGTTTTGGCCTCGATTATATGTGTGACTGTGTTATGAGTTTACGAATGTGTCAAGTGTAATTTGTAAGAGTGAACGGTAATTTAGGATGTTTAAACCCTTATTTcttacccttttttttttgctacgATTTCTTACATTTTCTTGTCTTGTTACGGGGAATttgtaagaaaaaaagatacaACTCGCAGTTGATGAGTTGGTCAAATGATTGTTGTAATTGAGTACAAATTGAGTGGTGTTAGAGAGTTTAAACACTTTTTTAATAGTAAATCACTTGgattttataataaaaatttgaataattattatatattccTCCGTTGCGGAGAGATTTGGGTCGAAACTCAAACTTAGTACTAATGATATAGTTTCATATAAAATTCAACAAAGATATCTACTAAACTTTCGTATTTGGCTTTGTAAGGACATCTTTAAAGGACAAAGCCTTTTGCAATTGAAACTCTCACAACAGTAACTTTTACTTTACTTAATCTTATTATAAAGTCAGAAGTTAACATACTACAAGCGGTGAGCCTTCTGAACTTTTCGCTCTCAACCCGCTGCATGCTCTTGTAATTGGATGAAAGTTTATAGAGGGAAGTGTTGATAATGATTGCTTGACCTTGGTAACTTTTTCCGGCAACAAACCATTGCGTTGTATTAATTAATCTGAATTTCAAGTTCCTATATATAGTCAATTTCAATTGTTATTTGATTGATATGataaatatttatatgaaGAGTTAACTAATGTGCGTCACGCTCTTTAGGTTAAGACAACAATTCTAGCTATGATAATGTTGCTTAAGTCAGAGGAGATTGACAAGTGCTGGCTAGTATGTATCAGATTTTTTCATGCTTTTATCGATCGTGGTGATGGTTGAATTGAAATTGTCAATCAATCTAGAGTATGCCCCATGTGTGTTCAGCTTCTGAAGTGAGTGTTCCTAATTCTTTGTTAGAACTTTCCTTTGATCTTTTGGCATTTATCCTATAAACTAGatcctaattttttttccttatcaATCTCCATATATACTAATCCCTGCTCTCCACACACTAATGAATATTATTACTCATGGTGATGTGTGAAACTAGGTATTCATTGTTTATTTTCTCGTTTGAAACTGCACTTTTTTCATTCAAACACaactaagaaaaaaaactataaatcAATATAATAGAACTTGcgtagtatttttttttaggtAATACTCCCTAGTTCCGAGGTTGGTGACTTTTACCGCACCGGATGTCGGTCATGTGACGTGAGTTAAATGTTACAGAGTGGAatgtaaataagaaaataaaaaagacttATTTTTATGCTCTGTTTTCTAAGCATGTCCAACCCCAATTCGATAAAATCTAAATTTTTTGTAAAAGAGTGTAAAAATAGGTAGGTGAGCAAAATCACGCGCTTAGTGAGTAGATAATGTAATATGTCAATGAAGCGATATATTTTTTAACACACGctacaaaattatatatattgtatacacATCAATTCATCACATCGCATCCTCATTTCTTATTAGatatcttttaattttagtGTACCCCACGGGCACCTATTAGTCATCTTGTCATATTCCTCTGTGTGCCACATCCAATCAAGAAGTTCACATGTTCAATGACTAGTCAAACTATAACTCTAACATCATAATACATATAATCCAACATAGTTTACAAATCGATATGTTTCACttaaaaatagagaaatattTGTTAAATATATCAAAAACATGTTTTTTGACTATTTTAAAAGCATATTCTTATTTGAAACACATTACATAAACCACTCATATCGGCACGTCACCCCGTGTACCGAATGTAAACATAACTCTAACCCAAAGttctaaaataaaaagagaacGTCAATACGAACTCACACTCGCATATCGAGAAtcagtgtaataaccctatttttccgaaataataattggttttgatttgaattctataaatatGTGacattcaattaaaatgaatttggtTGTTTGCGACTTTACGAAACGAAAATGGAAACGTTCTCTGAACgtttaatttaaaaaacattacttttccgcgacgtgaatataaacttttattccgtcgctcgtttgcgaaaacttccttcatgaaaattgtagggctcgtcggtacgagttcgtggatatgtgaagcgttctaatcggacgatgtaCGTAAGAATTATTAACGTTAGAAgttgtttctgattttggaaacggGTATAAATAGTTAAGTAGTGGAGTTAGAAACCCTAACCCCGTGCCTCcctcctttctctctcccccctCGCGACTCTCTCTTCCCGATCTACCTTCCCCTCAAATCACCCCAGCGATCTCCTCAGCCGGAGCAACGTGGTCCTCACCGCCACGCCCTACGGCCTCACAAGTTCCCCCGCAAGCGACCCCGAGTTCGCCGCACCGTGCCTCGCCGCCACGAGCTTCGTCGAGACAAACCGAAGCTCGGAGGTTACCCCGCCGCATCACGCGTCTTTGTCGGCGAAGCTAGGGCACGGGGACTAGCTCACTGTCGCCGCCTCTCCTCCTTGGCACCACCTGCGACCAATCGAGGCGCAGATTGAGTCACCATCACACTCTTGGCTCAACCTCCACCTTCGCCTGGTTCTAGCTCCTCCGGCGACGTCACAGTGACTTCGAGGAACGATTAAGGTAAAGGATAGATTAATTGAGTGTGTGTGATTGAAAATTATTGGTTGTGTGTGATTTTTGTGGAGATCGGAGATCGGAGAGGGAGGGTGGATTACCGCCGCAttaagcggcgcgtgtgggagtgtgaggTGGAGTAGGGGCGGCCTAGGGCCGTGCAGGGGTGGAGGAGGGAGAAAAGAGAGGATTTGGgatggcggtggcgtgctacgcgccggccttaggctcggcgcgtgtgccccacgcgcggcctgccggaggtggcgcgtgcaccgaacgcgccgccacgtgcggcgacgcgtgaacagtgattccgaatcagaaattttgtaaatttatttttacgacggtaaatgtaaaaatgtgatttatgtacggtaactgtaaattttatttacgtacggtaaatataaatgtaaattactttcagtaaatgtaaaaagtactTTTGGAaaggtaattcagtaattattacttactgagacagtatgtacatttgaatagtatttatgcGTACATAATACgtaaaacagtatgtactcgtacatgaatacataatagatgtgtatttgtacagtaatacgtgaatagtatacAGTTAATAGTactcggtgaacagtaaatgcgtaaaaccagaaattgctgaacagtaacagattattactgtttcggcatttaaaggtttacgaaatgtttctaaattcttttcttatcttttgaaggtgatcaataaatcaaggaaaagaattatcttcggaaaattgaggaattacgctcaagttgataaggtgagtaaaatgtCACTTATTTATGAATCTACCTTTGcgaagattcaagattttgcaaaatattaaagaatgaaatgtgacatgaatataatatagtggtttatatatatattgtataaatggtaaataggtacatatatatagtttgctatattatatactattaggatttcgttgtgaatgtgatcacagtggtgatgagaattatatattgagtatgttgatgcgatttgtacaaataatgagtagattattgtacgtggttttaatgttgagaattgttaaaacgttttgtcttcggacgtgtttatgaaatatgacatgtatataatacagtggattatatatatatattgtataaatggtaaataggtacatatatatagtttgctatattatatactgttaggatttcgtttgtgaatacgatcacagtggtgatgagaaatatatattgagcatgttgatgcgatttgtacaaataatgagtagattattgtacgtgtttatgtcttcagacCAGTGTTCGgccgtgtttggcatgtcggaacctagcctttggccgggcgaaagttacgatacagttagagctctagtctatctgccggagtactgcatgtgaggtaacagatgggttatcggctcataagtactcatatttttggacatcgggtagcgaggaggttgcccgatgTCGGACGTTGGGTAACGAGGAGGTTGCCTAATGTCGGGctttgggtagcgaggaggttgcccaatgtcggcggtgtactacgtgaggggtaacagaggtgtaccagcgctcattagtacccgtattataaatgcatttaggtaaacagaggggttgtccaatttctcatgagcactttcattttcatatttttgggacaaccagatgggccgtcaattgactcatgagtgcatttatatttgttgatttgtggattgtcgtatatattgatatgcgagttatatttattttattttactcatacgagctgtaaagcttaccggctttgtgtttacaattccggtgcaccaattcgatggtgtaggggatactactgcaggtgtcgattagtgggaatcgaaTGACAACTCTGGGaactcgaagtcgttcattatcctgcttgtggtgaggtttttattgtggatttgtgtgagaacttgtgaggatttatttgtgagtttgtgagagattgtgaggattattacatttctatttttatgtaatattgaattataaatttggtttgtaataattgatttgactgagttgtattttaaactcagagatgatccgctgggcatttaaaacgatttctattcattgagattgtttagttgtttctcgactttgaaattttgagtttttatgtttgaaattttagggtcgttacaatcgGTGTTACATATCAAAAGTTATGATCCGTTGAAGTTTTAGAGTGAGAAATCctagagagagaaaattaAGGGAGAGAAACAACTCTGAATTATGTGGAAAATGTGTCAGTTGCGCGCTGACAAAAAGAGTCGGTTAAAAACTATAGCCAATAGCCTAATTCCACTTGTCAAAACACAAAGGAAATCTTAATCTGAAAATCGACTTGTGTCACTCCTAGATTTATCCTTCTAACATGGCTTCCATGTGTCTAGTAAAAGAGTAAATCAGCTGCTGACTTTGCAGCCACGCGCTGGAAACCAAAACTTGGTCTCCCACACAAGTGGGAAATCAGCCAATAAAAATTCGCCACTTCATCATCTGATCCAAATTCGACTATATCTTCTAAAAATCGTTAAAAATAGCTTagaattccaaaaaaaaaatccgaaAAATACCACGGACCCGTAGCAATCcctattttctattttagaaaagaaaaataaaatttaacaaacttaaaaaaTCAGGATATTACATAACTTGAGTAGTATACGACTATACGTGTACAAAATTTTTGTTTAACTTCTTTAAGTGCTGAAAGATAGTCTCCGACGTTTTTATTTAGTTTGAATGTCACAATGATAGTTTTCTAAGTGTCAAACCTCCTCTCTGTTTCTCATTCACTTGGCTAATCTTTAATGTCTATACTGCTTGCTTGGTGAGATTTAGGCTCAAGCAGTCATGTCCACATTTTACATAAAAAATGAATTCAATACCTACTTCAAGATTAAAATCttgagagaagagaaaaaaaatcttgttTATAGAGTCAAATTAGGATTTTGTTGATGGCTTACTCGGTTTTATTTTGTTCCTTACATCTGCATGGATTTTGTTGACGACTTGCTCAGTTTTATGATGGAGTAAAACATACCTTGCTCAAATTGGGTGTGCAACATACTTTGCTTCCTGGATTAAATGTCAAGAAGATGGAGTTTGAGGGACAAAGCTTTTATGCGGCATTGTCGTCCAAGCAGGTTTTGCCTACATTTGATGTGCTGGAGTATTGCCCTAAAACTCTTCCTACAGTCTTTACAACGTTAGAAAGAGCATCAAAGAAATGCATGAATATTACAACCCATTGAAAGAAATTTTGCTGAATGGAAAGCCAGAAACTCAACGTGGTTCCTACGAAGTTTTAGAAAGGCTGGTTGGAGGAACAATGATCTTCTACCACATAGTACAAGCCGTTCGTGCCGCACATCAGGTGTTGGAGGGTTTTGAGGTTCAACCTGCGTTTTTAGTTAAAGCTGAGTGATAATCCACGAATCATAGCTGATTATTTATGAGTTTGGTTGACACATCACCAATGTCCTTACTAATTGGTACACGACAATGCTTGCGTTTCCGGATCGTATCTAACTAATAACTATTGGGTCACAGATATACCTCATTTATGCATGAATTACATTAAGCATTATGGGCAGACTCCAAGTTAGGCTCCACAACGCATCAAGAAGGAAGTCATTATGATACTCTCTCAATGTATTGAAGGGTTAGCCGATGAAATGTTCAACGCACATGCCAAAGCTAGGGTGCTCAAAGGTTATAATTTTCCTCCTTTCAATGTACATAATTAGATTTTGAGCGAAGATTGCTGCTAGCTTGAGGAGGATCTGTTGAAGATACGGAGACAAATGGTGTGATGAtgttctttttaattctcaaaCAGTAGAGTAATTTACTTATGGAGTTGATTTGGTCATGTGTGTTTTTTAACTGTATTGGCCATCATCTTTAAAGTCTAAACCTTATTCCAATTTCAGAATGTGTTTGCCCTTCTTtgcttaaaaaaaaacttattgaaatcaattatatattgttataggTTGGTATTCATTATGAACTATATTCACATGTGTTCAAACATTAATTTAGTTCTAGTTCTAAGGCACACAATTAAGCTAGATTTATATGTCTTTTTAGCTCTATTAAAAGATTTGGCATCTCATTACATACATACGGGAAGAGCATGCACCACTCAACTCATACTCTACTTTCGACTTAAATATAGGTTTTTGAAACAGTATAATGAATTCGAGAGAATAACGGTAATTTTATTGATAGATATGaagcattatatatatgcattacatcaaAGATCCTGATGAATCTGGGATAAGATATTATTCCTCATCTAGCTAtgctatactaattaggacaagatataCCAAGAATATATAGGAGATgattttccttcaacactccccTTTGTATTGCGATCTTAATGTGTCATAGTGCAATACTAC containing:
- the LOC126794688 gene encoding DEAD-box ATP-dependent RNA helicase 5, yielding MGRKLKDPSTLTDPDAQEAANNHREAKAEKKKKKNKHSKHTNEEEEEEHHQLSPPKRKLEEENSDSKKKKKKQKKSKESEEEEPKGNGAVAVVVEESNSTDAVVMVTGKDSDEAKYKPLDSFAESKLPSEVLQCCVNFKKPSPIQSRAWPFLLDGRDFIGIAKTGSGKTLAFGIPAINQVLNKRNGKFSRGRYPLCLVLAPTRELAQQISDVLVEAGKSCGVESVCLYGGTSKGPQISSLKSGVDIVIGTPGRLKDLIEMGLCCLQEVSFAVLDEADRMLDMGFEPEVRYILGQTCSSRQMVMFSATWPPSVHQLAQEFMDPNPVKVVVGSEDLAANHDVLQIVEVLDDRSRDARLAALLEKYHKSKGNRVLVFVLYKMEATRVENMLQRGGWKVCSIHGDKAQNQRTQALSLFKQGSCPLMIATDVAARGLDIPDVEVVINYSFPLTTEDYVHRIGRTGRAGKKGVAHTFFTHHNKGLAGELVNVLREAGQTVPADLLKFGTHVKKKESKLYGAHFREISADAPKAKKITFVDSDED